One Rattus norvegicus strain BN/NHsdMcwi chromosome 20, GRCr8, whole genome shotgun sequence DNA segment encodes these proteins:
- the Zup1 gene encoding zinc finger-containing ubiquitin peptidase 1, which translates to MLSCDICGETVTSEPDRKAHLIVHMENEIICPFCKLSGINYNEMCFHIETAHFEQTTPEKSFETLAAVQYENSDLGNTKLHSTVEVTSGIHSACASNFPKESSESLSKDRTLKQEAFYTESVAESRKYQKSREKQSGLSEAQGSIYETTYSPPECPFCGRIERYSQDMEIHVKTKHASLLESPLEDCHQPLYDCPMCGLVCTNYHILQEHVDLHLEESSFQQGMDRVQCSSDRELAHQLQQEEERKRKSEESRQEREEFQKLQRQYGLDNSGGYKQQQLRHMELEVTRGRMHPSEFHSRKADMLESIAVGIDDGKTKTSGIIEALHRYYQNIATDVRCVWLSTVVDHFHSSFGDKGWGCGYRNFQMLLSSLLQNEVYSDCLKGMSVPCIPKIQSMIEDAWNEGFDPQGASQLNNKLQGTKAWIGACEIYTLLTSLKVKCRIIDFHKSTGPSGTHPRLFEWILNYYSSETEGAPKVVCTSKPPVYLQHQGHSRTVVGIEERKNRTLCLLIFDPGCPSREMQKLLKQDMEAGSLRQLRKCVGNLKHKQYQIVAVEGILSPEERAARKQASQVFTAEKIP; encoded by the exons ATGCTTTCCTGTGACATCTGTGGTGAAACTGTAACCTCAGAACCAGATAGGAAGGCTCACCTAATTGTTCACATGGAAAATGAAATTATCTGTCCGTTTTGCAAGCTGTCGGGTATAAATTACAATGAAATGTGTTTTCATATTGAAACCGCTCATTTTGAACAGACTACGCCAGAAAAAAGCTTCGAGACGCTAGCCGCAGTGCAATATGAAAATTCAGACCTCGGTAATACCAAGCTGCACAGTACAGTGGAAGTTACCTCAGGCATCCATTCAGCTTGTGCATCGAACTTTCCAAAGGAGTCGTCCGAAAGCCTTTCTAAAGATAGGACTTTAAAACAAGAAGCTTTTTATACAGAGAGCGTAGCTGaatctagaaagtaccagaaaagcagagaaaagcaGTCCGGATTGTCTGAGGCCCAAGGATCAATTTATGAAACAACATACAGTCCCCCCGAATGTCCGTTCTGTGGGAGAATTGAGAGGTACAGTCAAGATATGGAAATTCATGTGAAAACAAAGCATGCCAGCCTTCTAGAAAGTCCGTTAGAAG ACTGTCATCAACCACTCTATGACTGTCCCATGTGTGGGCTTGTCTGTACAAATTATCACATTCTCCAAGAACATGTGGACTTGCATTTAGAAGAAAGCAGCTTTCAACAAG GCATGGACAGAGTCCAGTGTTCTAGTGACAGAGAATTAGCTCACCAGCTTCagcaagaagaagagagaaagaggaaatctGAAGAATCAAGACAAGAAAGGGAAGAGTTTCAGAAATTGCAG CGGCAGTACGGCTTAGATAATTCTGGAGGATACAAACAACAGCAGCTGCGACACATGGAGCTAGAAGTAACGAGGGGACGAATGCATCCATCTGAGTTCCACAGCAGAAAAGCTGACATGTTGGAATCAATCGCTGTTGGTATTGatgatggaaaaacaaaaacttctg GAATTATTGAAGCCCTCCACAGGTATTATCAGAACATTGCCACAGATGTAAGGTGTGTGTGGCTGTCTACAGTGGTGGATCACTTTCATTCATCTTTTGGGGACAAAGGTTGGGGTTGCGGTTATAGAAATTTCCAGATGCTGCTTTCATCATTACTGCAGAATGAAGTGTACAGTGACTGCTTGAAAG GTATGTCAGTTCCTTGTATTCCAAAAATTCAGTCCATGATTGAAGATGCGTGGAATGAAGGTTTTGATCCTCAGGGGGCCTCTCAACTTAATAACAAGTTGCAGGGGACCAAGGCCTGGATTGGAGCATGTGAGATCTATACACTTCTGACCTCACTGAAAGTCAA GTGCCGCATTATTGATTTTCACAAGTCAACTGGTCCTTCAGGCACACACCCTCGCTTATTCGAGTGGATACTGAACTATTATTCCTCAGAGACGGAAGGGGCGCCAAAGGTCGTGTGTACATCCAAACCTCCTGTCTATCTCCAGCATCAGG GTCACAGTCGAACAGTTGTTGGGATTGAAGAGAGAAAAAACCGAACATTATGTTTGCTAATATTTGATCCTGGATGTCCTTCTCGAGAAATGCAGAAGCTGTTAAAGCAAGACATGGAGGCTGGTAGTCTCAGGCAGCTCCGGAAATGTGTGGGAAATCTGAAGCATAAGCAGTACCAGATAGTAGCAGTGGAGGGTATCCTGTCCCCAGAGGAGAGAGCT GCCAGGAAACAAGCTTCTCAAGTGTTTACAGCGGAGAAGATTCCTTGA
- the Zup1 gene encoding zinc finger-containing ubiquitin peptidase 1 isoform X5: MELEVTRGRMHPSEFHSRKADMLESIAVGIDDGKTKTSGIIEALHRYYQNIATDVRCVWLSTVVDHFHSSFGDKGWGCGYRNFQMLLSSLLQNEVYSDCLKGMSVPCIPKIQSMIEDAWNEGFDPQGASQLNNKLQGTKAWIGACEIYTLLTSLKVKCRIIDFHKSTGPSGTHPRLFEWILNYYSSETEGAPKVVCTSKPPVYLQHQGHSRTVVGIEERKNRTLCLLIFDPGCPSREMQKLLKQDMEAGSLRQLRKCVGNLKHKQYQIVAVEGILSPEERAARKQASQVFTAEKIP; encoded by the exons ATGGAGCTAGAAGTAACGAGGGGACGAATGCATCCATCTGAGTTCCACAGCAGAAAAGCTGACATGTTGGAATCAATCGCTGTTGGTATTGatgatggaaaaacaaaaacttctg GAATTATTGAAGCCCTCCACAGGTATTATCAGAACATTGCCACAGATGTAAGGTGTGTGTGGCTGTCTACAGTGGTGGATCACTTTCATTCATCTTTTGGGGACAAAGGTTGGGGTTGCGGTTATAGAAATTTCCAGATGCTGCTTTCATCATTACTGCAGAATGAAGTGTACAGTGACTGCTTGAAAG GTATGTCAGTTCCTTGTATTCCAAAAATTCAGTCCATGATTGAAGATGCGTGGAATGAAGGTTTTGATCCTCAGGGGGCCTCTCAACTTAATAACAAGTTGCAGGGGACCAAGGCCTGGATTGGAGCATGTGAGATCTATACACTTCTGACCTCACTGAAAGTCAA GTGCCGCATTATTGATTTTCACAAGTCAACTGGTCCTTCAGGCACACACCCTCGCTTATTCGAGTGGATACTGAACTATTATTCCTCAGAGACGGAAGGGGCGCCAAAGGTCGTGTGTACATCCAAACCTCCTGTCTATCTCCAGCATCAGG GTCACAGTCGAACAGTTGTTGGGATTGAAGAGAGAAAAAACCGAACATTATGTTTGCTAATATTTGATCCTGGATGTCCTTCTCGAGAAATGCAGAAGCTGTTAAAGCAAGACATGGAGGCTGGTAGTCTCAGGCAGCTCCGGAAATGTGTGGGAAATCTGAAGCATAAGCAGTACCAGATAGTAGCAGTGGAGGGTATCCTGTCCCCAGAGGAGAGAGCT GCCAGGAAACAAGCTTCTCAAGTGTTTACAGCGGAGAAGATTCCTTGA
- the Zup1 gene encoding zinc finger-containing ubiquitin peptidase 1 isoform X3, whose translation MLSCDICGETVTSEPDRKAHLIVHMENEIICPFCKLSGINYNEMCFHIETAHFEQTTPEKSFETLAAVQYENSDLGNTKLHSTVEVTSGIHSACASNFPKESSESLSKDRTLKQEAFYTESVAESRKYQKSREKQSGLSEAQGSIYETTYSPPECPFCGRIERYSQDMEIHVKTKHASLLESPLEDCHQPLYDCPMCGLVCTNYHILQEHVDLHLEESSFQQGMDRVQCSSDRELAHQLQQEEERKRKSEESRQEREEFQKLQRQYGLDNSGGYKQQQLRHMELEVTRGRMHPSEFHSRKADMLESIAVGIDDGKTKTSAMIVQGWKGG comes from the exons ATGCTTTCCTGTGACATCTGTGGTGAAACTGTAACCTCAGAACCAGATAGGAAGGCTCACCTAATTGTTCACATGGAAAATGAAATTATCTGTCCGTTTTGCAAGCTGTCGGGTATAAATTACAATGAAATGTGTTTTCATATTGAAACCGCTCATTTTGAACAGACTACGCCAGAAAAAAGCTTCGAGACGCTAGCCGCAGTGCAATATGAAAATTCAGACCTCGGTAATACCAAGCTGCACAGTACAGTGGAAGTTACCTCAGGCATCCATTCAGCTTGTGCATCGAACTTTCCAAAGGAGTCGTCCGAAAGCCTTTCTAAAGATAGGACTTTAAAACAAGAAGCTTTTTATACAGAGAGCGTAGCTGaatctagaaagtaccagaaaagcagagaaaagcaGTCCGGATTGTCTGAGGCCCAAGGATCAATTTATGAAACAACATACAGTCCCCCCGAATGTCCGTTCTGTGGGAGAATTGAGAGGTACAGTCAAGATATGGAAATTCATGTGAAAACAAAGCATGCCAGCCTTCTAGAAAGTCCGTTAGAAG ACTGTCATCAACCACTCTATGACTGTCCCATGTGTGGGCTTGTCTGTACAAATTATCACATTCTCCAAGAACATGTGGACTTGCATTTAGAAGAAAGCAGCTTTCAACAAG GCATGGACAGAGTCCAGTGTTCTAGTGACAGAGAATTAGCTCACCAGCTTCagcaagaagaagagagaaagaggaaatctGAAGAATCAAGACAAGAAAGGGAAGAGTTTCAGAAATTGCAG CGGCAGTACGGCTTAGATAATTCTGGAGGATACAAACAACAGCAGCTGCGACACATGGAGCTAGAAGTAACGAGGGGACGAATGCATCCATCTGAGTTCCACAGCAGAAAAGCTGACATGTTGGAATCAATCGCTGTTGGTATTGatgatggaaaaacaaaaacttctg ctatgaTCGTACAGGGATGGAAAGGTGGCTAA
- the Zup1 gene encoding zinc finger-containing ubiquitin peptidase 1 isoform X4, giving the protein MLSCDICGETVTSEPDRKAHLIVHMENEIICPFCKLSGINYNEMCFHIETAHFEQTTPEKSFETLAAVQYENSDLGNTKLHSTVEVTSGIHSACASNFPKESSESLSKDRTLKQEAFYTESVAESRKYQKSREKQSGLSEAQGSIYETTYSPPECPFCGRIERYSQDMEIHVKTKHASLLESPLEDCHQPLYDCPMCGLVCTNYHILQEHVDLHLEESSFQQGMDRVQCSSDRELAHQLQQEEERKRKSEESRQEREEFQKLQLYSLTSPGLLAGTLPWEDSAHSWPQWLSRAIVQNPVNPASTFKFCYYLEIEPCPLDHSCN; this is encoded by the exons ATGCTTTCCTGTGACATCTGTGGTGAAACTGTAACCTCAGAACCAGATAGGAAGGCTCACCTAATTGTTCACATGGAAAATGAAATTATCTGTCCGTTTTGCAAGCTGTCGGGTATAAATTACAATGAAATGTGTTTTCATATTGAAACCGCTCATTTTGAACAGACTACGCCAGAAAAAAGCTTCGAGACGCTAGCCGCAGTGCAATATGAAAATTCAGACCTCGGTAATACCAAGCTGCACAGTACAGTGGAAGTTACCTCAGGCATCCATTCAGCTTGTGCATCGAACTTTCCAAAGGAGTCGTCCGAAAGCCTTTCTAAAGATAGGACTTTAAAACAAGAAGCTTTTTATACAGAGAGCGTAGCTGaatctagaaagtaccagaaaagcagagaaaagcaGTCCGGATTGTCTGAGGCCCAAGGATCAATTTATGAAACAACATACAGTCCCCCCGAATGTCCGTTCTGTGGGAGAATTGAGAGGTACAGTCAAGATATGGAAATTCATGTGAAAACAAAGCATGCCAGCCTTCTAGAAAGTCCGTTAGAAG ACTGTCATCAACCACTCTATGACTGTCCCATGTGTGGGCTTGTCTGTACAAATTATCACATTCTCCAAGAACATGTGGACTTGCATTTAGAAGAAAGCAGCTTTCAACAAG GCATGGACAGAGTCCAGTGTTCTAGTGACAGAGAATTAGCTCACCAGCTTCagcaagaagaagagagaaagaggaaatctGAAGAATCAAGACAAGAAAGGGAAGAGTTTCAGAAATTGCAG CTTTACTCTCTGACCTCTCCGGGCCTCCTTGCTGGGACACTGCCGTGGGAGGACTCTGCACACTCATGGCCTCAGTGGCTCTCTAGAGCCATAGTGCAAAACCCAGTGAATCCTGCATCAACATTCAAGTTCTGCTACTATCTGGAGATAGAGCCTTGCCCCTTGGACCACAGTTGTAATTAA
- the Zup1 gene encoding zinc finger-containing ubiquitin peptidase 1 isoform X2 — protein sequence MDRVQCSSDRELAHQLQQEEERKRKSEESRQEREEFQKLQRQYGLDNSGGYKQQQLRHMELEVTRGRMHPSEFHSRKADMLESIAVGIDDGKTKTSGIIEALHRYYQNIATDVRCVWLSTVVDHFHSSFGDKGWGCGYRNFQMLLSSLLQNEVYSDCLKGMSVPCIPKIQSMIEDAWNEGFDPQGASQLNNKLQGTKAWIGACEIYTLLTSLKVKCRIIDFHKSTGPSGTHPRLFEWILNYYSSETEGAPKVVCTSKPPVYLQHQGHSRTVVGIEERKNRTLCLLIFDPGCPSREMQKLLKQDMEAGSLRQLRKCVGNLKHKQYQIVAVEGILSPEERAARKQASQVFTAEKIP from the exons ATGGACAGAGTCCAGTGTTCTAGTGACAGAGAATTAGCTCACCAGCTTCagcaagaagaagagagaaagaggaaatctGAAGAATCAAGACAAGAAAGGGAAGAGTTTCAGAAATTGCAG CGGCAGTACGGCTTAGATAATTCTGGAGGATACAAACAACAGCAGCTGCGACACATGGAGCTAGAAGTAACGAGGGGACGAATGCATCCATCTGAGTTCCACAGCAGAAAAGCTGACATGTTGGAATCAATCGCTGTTGGTATTGatgatggaaaaacaaaaacttctg GAATTATTGAAGCCCTCCACAGGTATTATCAGAACATTGCCACAGATGTAAGGTGTGTGTGGCTGTCTACAGTGGTGGATCACTTTCATTCATCTTTTGGGGACAAAGGTTGGGGTTGCGGTTATAGAAATTTCCAGATGCTGCTTTCATCATTACTGCAGAATGAAGTGTACAGTGACTGCTTGAAAG GTATGTCAGTTCCTTGTATTCCAAAAATTCAGTCCATGATTGAAGATGCGTGGAATGAAGGTTTTGATCCTCAGGGGGCCTCTCAACTTAATAACAAGTTGCAGGGGACCAAGGCCTGGATTGGAGCATGTGAGATCTATACACTTCTGACCTCACTGAAAGTCAA GTGCCGCATTATTGATTTTCACAAGTCAACTGGTCCTTCAGGCACACACCCTCGCTTATTCGAGTGGATACTGAACTATTATTCCTCAGAGACGGAAGGGGCGCCAAAGGTCGTGTGTACATCCAAACCTCCTGTCTATCTCCAGCATCAGG GTCACAGTCGAACAGTTGTTGGGATTGAAGAGAGAAAAAACCGAACATTATGTTTGCTAATATTTGATCCTGGATGTCCTTCTCGAGAAATGCAGAAGCTGTTAAAGCAAGACATGGAGGCTGGTAGTCTCAGGCAGCTCCGGAAATGTGTGGGAAATCTGAAGCATAAGCAGTACCAGATAGTAGCAGTGGAGGGTATCCTGTCCCCAGAGGAGAGAGCT GCCAGGAAACAAGCTTCTCAAGTGTTTACAGCGGAGAAGATTCCTTGA
- the Zup1 gene encoding zinc finger-containing ubiquitin peptidase 1 isoform X1, producing the protein MCGLVCTNYHILQEHVDLHLEESSFQQGMDRVQCSSDRELAHQLQQEEERKRKSEESRQEREEFQKLQRQYGLDNSGGYKQQQLRHMELEVTRGRMHPSEFHSRKADMLESIAVGIDDGKTKTSGIIEALHRYYQNIATDVRCVWLSTVVDHFHSSFGDKGWGCGYRNFQMLLSSLLQNEVYSDCLKGMSVPCIPKIQSMIEDAWNEGFDPQGASQLNNKLQGTKAWIGACEIYTLLTSLKVKCRIIDFHKSTGPSGTHPRLFEWILNYYSSETEGAPKVVCTSKPPVYLQHQGHSRTVVGIEERKNRTLCLLIFDPGCPSREMQKLLKQDMEAGSLRQLRKCVGNLKHKQYQIVAVEGILSPEERAARKQASQVFTAEKIP; encoded by the exons ATGTGTGGGCTTGTCTGTACAAATTATCACATTCTCCAAGAACATGTGGACTTGCATTTAGAAGAAAGCAGCTTTCAACAAG GCATGGACAGAGTCCAGTGTTCTAGTGACAGAGAATTAGCTCACCAGCTTCagcaagaagaagagagaaagaggaaatctGAAGAATCAAGACAAGAAAGGGAAGAGTTTCAGAAATTGCAG CGGCAGTACGGCTTAGATAATTCTGGAGGATACAAACAACAGCAGCTGCGACACATGGAGCTAGAAGTAACGAGGGGACGAATGCATCCATCTGAGTTCCACAGCAGAAAAGCTGACATGTTGGAATCAATCGCTGTTGGTATTGatgatggaaaaacaaaaacttctg GAATTATTGAAGCCCTCCACAGGTATTATCAGAACATTGCCACAGATGTAAGGTGTGTGTGGCTGTCTACAGTGGTGGATCACTTTCATTCATCTTTTGGGGACAAAGGTTGGGGTTGCGGTTATAGAAATTTCCAGATGCTGCTTTCATCATTACTGCAGAATGAAGTGTACAGTGACTGCTTGAAAG GTATGTCAGTTCCTTGTATTCCAAAAATTCAGTCCATGATTGAAGATGCGTGGAATGAAGGTTTTGATCCTCAGGGGGCCTCTCAACTTAATAACAAGTTGCAGGGGACCAAGGCCTGGATTGGAGCATGTGAGATCTATACACTTCTGACCTCACTGAAAGTCAA GTGCCGCATTATTGATTTTCACAAGTCAACTGGTCCTTCAGGCACACACCCTCGCTTATTCGAGTGGATACTGAACTATTATTCCTCAGAGACGGAAGGGGCGCCAAAGGTCGTGTGTACATCCAAACCTCCTGTCTATCTCCAGCATCAGG GTCACAGTCGAACAGTTGTTGGGATTGAAGAGAGAAAAAACCGAACATTATGTTTGCTAATATTTGATCCTGGATGTCCTTCTCGAGAAATGCAGAAGCTGTTAAAGCAAGACATGGAGGCTGGTAGTCTCAGGCAGCTCCGGAAATGTGTGGGAAATCTGAAGCATAAGCAGTACCAGATAGTAGCAGTGGAGGGTATCCTGTCCCCAGAGGAGAGAGCT GCCAGGAAACAAGCTTCTCAAGTGTTTACAGCGGAGAAGATTCCTTGA